From the Salipiger sp. CCB-MM3 genome, the window AGAGCTTGCGGTTTCCGGCCATGATCTTCTCCTTCATCCGTCGCGGCGACGATAGGCGGCGCCTGCCGCCCCATCAAGTCAGCCGCGTTCCTTCCAGCGCACCATCTGGCGCATCACCCCATGCAGGGTCTTCACGTCTTCGCGGGTCAGCGGCATGCGGCTCCAGAGGTTGCGCAGCGTCAGCTTCATGCTCTCGGCCTTATGGTCCGGGAAGAAGAACCCAGCCTCGCTCAGCCGCTCCTCGTAATGCTCGGCCAGCTTCTCGACCTCAATACCGGTGGCCCATTCGGCGCCCGCCATCTCGACCCGCTGCGCCTCGATCTGCGTCGAGGCCCGCTGCCATTCGTAAGCGCAGAGCAGCACGCATTGCGCAAGGTTGAGCGAGGGAAACTCGGGGTTCACCGGCACGTTGATCAGCGCATTGGCCACGGCAACATCGGAATTTTCCAGACCGGCACGCTCGGGGCCGAACATCACCGCCACCTTGCCGCCCTGCGCGATGCGCTCGGCGGCTTCCTTCATCGCCTGCTCGGGCGAATAGACCGGCTTGGTGAGCCCACGCATCCGCGCCGTGGTGGCGAACACCAGATCGCAATCCTCGACCGCCTGCGCCGTGGTCTCGACCAGTTGCGCCTCGTCCAGCAGCCGCCCCGCGCCCGAGGCCATGGCCACCGCCGAAGGGTTCGGCCAGCCATCGCGCGGGCTGACCAGACGCATCCGGTCCAGACCAAAGTTCCACATGGCGCGCGACGCCGCGCCGATATTCTCGCCCATCTGCGGCCGCACCAGCACAAACGCCGGCTGCCTCGTCTCGCTTGGCATGACAAACTCCGTAAATTCCGCTCCCGCATAGTCCTGCCTGCCGCCAAGAGCAAGAAAGCCGCACATCACGGCTCCGATTTGTCGCGGGGCACGCCGCGCTTGCCCTGCGCCCTGCACCCTGCCACGCAGGCCCGGAAAGCCACAGACGAGACCCCATGCCGCTCAGAGACGCCACCCTCACCGATGCCTCCAGCCTTGCCGCCCTGTCGGTCGAAGTCTGGCTCGGCACCTACATCCGCCACGGGGTGAGCGCGCGCTTTGCCGATTACGCATTGGACACATTCACCCGCGCCAATTTCGAGCGCTGGCTGCAAAGCCCGACCGAGCGCTTCATCGTCTCGCAGAACCGC encodes:
- a CDS encoding RNA methyltransferase; protein product: MPSETRQPAFVLVRPQMGENIGAASRAMWNFGLDRMRLVSPRDGWPNPSAVAMASGAGRLLDEAQLVETTAQAVEDCDLVFATTARMRGLTKPVYSPEQAMKEAAERIAQGGKVAVMFGPERAGLENSDVAVANALINVPVNPEFPSLNLAQCVLLCAYEWQRASTQIEAQRVEMAGAEWATGIEVEKLAEHYEERLSEAGFFFPDHKAESMKLTLRNLWSRMPLTREDVKTLHGVMRQMVRWKERG